ttatcaatattcaatattaaaaaataaacgtgttataatgatgaagaggcaagtaataatatatgaaatatgtttaaaattattatttttacattaacagtagatttttatgttgattacgacttttaagggaaattaacattaacactcatcataagtagtcatgaattggaacacgtggaaaagtaaaaagcactagttcgcgaaatccagatttccgcacgctaaatagctacgtaaaatagcactttttgagcaactgtattaaaaaaaaatattgttatttccTTAGagcaaaagtaaataataaaaatatgtccaTGGTATTGACAAAAAGAGCGCATTATACTCTCGACACCGACTCGATGAGTTCGACACGATTATTAACAGGCCAGAGGTCAGATCAGTATCGATACAAACTAATCCAACCACCTTACCAAATAATATGAACAGAAAAGCATTCCCTTTATACAAAGACACGGACAGAGATTGATATCAAAAGATAAGCCGTGCCCtttggaaataaaaatcttattaaGGCCTGATATCTCAGGAATCTTTTAACAAGAAAAATACGAACgcaatcataataaattattataatgatgAACTCGATACACGTGTGTTGCGGTACGGCCATTTCATTACAGCAAAATTGTAAGTGGAGGGTCAGATAGCGACCATGTGGTAGCGACCCTATGTGAGGCTAGGTACGCCGGCTACCGGTACACTTCTGTCGGTGACCTCGGTTCAGCGGCGCATTCCTTCTTAGGCTTAATAATACACATGAGTTGGACGTAACGATCTGCTCCGTGCACGCTCATTAAATATCCTTCTGGATTCATGCCTGCTGTTCGTTATTATGTGCCCCTAGTACAGTCTGTGATATACTTGCTGTTTTCAATTTTCCGCATTTGCGGTACTTACTGCTTGTACACTCAAGCAATAGCATGTatgtagagttagaccaagataagtctgcaacgattttgatagcacacgcagtgcaagtgttctTTTATAcgacataatttcatagaagtctgacgtttaaaataacacttgctctGACTTGtgttggtctaactctatttatttatatttaaatttctgGTTTGATATGTATATAACACGTATATAAAGATAATAATTACCTAAAACTATGACAAGCCTtgtaagaaaatataaaaatcttcacgacaattttattttaattgtaactcTACAACAATATTAGTTTGTTCGTGTAAATCACCAAGCCACAATTCATCTATCTAAAAGATGTGTCACACTCGgatgtatataattatgataatctCGACAATAACCAGCATCCGGTGCCACCCTGAACATTGTCACGGCCGACGACGCCGCCCATctatgtcaataaaatatttttttattatttttcatctcACCCTGGACAATATAGCGCCAAAGCGTGGGAGGACTTTGTTTCGGAACGTTATAATATATGTGAATTCTTTTTGTAATGCATGCTTTATTGATGCTACTTCATTCGATATTGGACGGTATTACGAGTATCTACACTATCATTTATATATCAACGAcgcaagttgctcaaaaataacTAATCTAATTATATCATCCGAATTAAGCAGTAGACAACAATTGTGTTCTTTATTTGGAAAGTAAGTTAAGGCTCTAAATAGATCACATGTTTTTTTACGTTAATTTAATCAGTTCCAGCAATAACTGTTGAGAGAAAAATGTCGTTCATTTTGATCGTTCGTTCCCACGCGTTCGATTAGGTAGTGTTAAAAGCTTGTCTCCATCGGCTTTTAATGTACCCAGAGTTAgaccaagttggcagcgattttgacagaccagactgtgaaagtgttatttaaaatgtcaatgttctatgaaattatgatgtttaaataACACCTGCACAGGCTGgtctatcaaaattgctgccaacttggTTTAACTCTATTACTTTATTAAATCTTTGTTGAATAATTACCAGAAACTGTTAAATTGACTTAAAGTCAATTTACAGAGCACGGTGTTTGTAAACAATTGGTCGAAAAGAAGGTGGATGGTAAAATATCGAATAAAATTAATCTACAGTTTTTACAGCACTGGATACGATTAGTATTTTACACCTTGTACGTGATCTAATGCCCGATGTAACGGTAACAGTCAATTGGTGTTCCGAAAAGCGTCCCGTGTGATCAAAGTATTCTGTTGTATCTAATGAGCATTTTTGTGCTATCATCCCATCTCCATAGAGTTTAGAATAGCCTGTGGTTGAACTAATAATTCTGTTTAGAGGCTTGTATATTACAAGGTCTTGTTATCGGCAGGTAATTGAACACGTCAAAGTACCGTGAATGGTACAACGGCGTCTAATAAGGAGCTAACTGTTTACCAAAGATGTTGCGGTTTTAGCTCCAAATTGTATAGCTGTATTTGGCGATGTCTGCCACaaaaaccgttttattttttggTACTTTAGCACAATCATTTCATAGCACAATCAATGTTCAAAAGTAACTTACGTAGACTTGTTTTGGTACctaatttaaaatgaattaagACTCTTATagcttaatttatatataattgcaGGAAAGTATACTTTTAGAGCAGTTCACGTAAAGGATAAAAAAATCCTCGGTAATGCGGTGGTAACCTTGCTCGCAGACAAAAGCCTTTTTATGAAGCCACACTTTTGGATCCTAAATGATAGTTCCCTATAACACTCAGTGTTCTACAGTATTTAAGTTACCCTCATTGCTTAAGTCAAATCTTCCAAGGAATCTTCCAAGAAAGTTTTAATCTAGTTCCCGGTGTCTAAATGTCCAAATAGGCTTATATTGTAGGTATTAGGTTATCATCGAAGTGGTTTGATGGTGGACACTGAATGGTTTCCCATAGTTTCTTTTTACAAGAAATTGCCATAATTTCGTCGTTTTTATACCCGTCGAAATCAATATTGATTGTATAGAAAAAGATGGCGCTGGTAGTAGGTAGTGAAAGGGTAAAACTGAAACTACGATTATTAACCGTTAGTGAGATTCACTTTGCGGTCAATTAATTGttctatttattaattttggttaggataaaatgcaaaaagaGGGTTAAAAGTTATATTGTTTATAACCTACATTGCGTAATAAAGGCTTAAGTGTCATATTCAGAACAGCGTAACAGTATCCAAAAACGTCTTTTGCCTACTATCTGGAATTATAGTCACGTCGGTTTCAAGCGAGATCAAGTGTCGCAAAAGGACTTATTACTTTATGCAATAAGTGCACAGTATTCAGATGAAACGTGACCGGGGAAAGTGGATCGCAGAGTGCGAATTTATCAAGTGTACCGGATGGTCGCTCACCATTCCTTGCATAACATTGCGTGGGGAAAACTAAAGCGTATCAGCTGGCTTGCTGTGAGTACCATTTGCCTAGACAATGGGTCATATAATTTGACTAGGTATATAAAGATAATGCCCTGTAATTCAGAAGTGAGTAATGAGGATTGAGATAACAATGCTGAAACTAAATATTCCAAGTTGTTCCAATAATCcatcatattaatattataaatgcttaTGTCCTTTTCacacttaaaccgctgaactgatTCTGTTGAAATTGGGTATGGAGATAGACTAACTCACGAGGAAGGACGTACGATAGTTTTAGTTAGTTATACatattccttgtataaataaataaataaataaatattttattcaaggtTTTTGACatgttgtataatattaatgattgttgtaaatattttttctgtttatttttaagttttattgtaatgttaagtaatgtgtatattgattattgattaattgtataattatgtttcatacaCACTGAATGGtgttactgaataaataactgaactgaactgaactagtCGTGAAAATCATAATTCTACGCACAAGAAGTCAcggacaaaaataaaactacattattatattgtagGTATTACGACCATAGGGGAACTTAAAACGAATaaggaaatgataaaaaattaaCTAGAAGAGTGATTTTGTTATGAAACGTTTATGACTTTGGTCTGAAATGTCACTGTTGATATCCATCACTGCTTTATAACAAGATTATAAAGTATGAATCGCCCTCCAAGTTAAAATTGTGTATTGCAGGATACGTATTAAGTATAAGCTAATGTTTCTATCCTCTACAGGAACGTGTAGTAAGTAATCATGGGGCGTCAGTTAGGTAATTTTCTCCGTTAACTAGCTATTTTTTACAATCTTGTCTTCTGTAATTACGAGTAAATGAAATGTGTCAGTCTTGTGAAagatcccactttgtcgcttaccataagggcGAGATTTGCTTGTCTCTGCTTGTGTCTGCAAGCGAAAAAGTGGGAccttttgcttggaaacgacacaaATGTTTtctgtaaacaagaatttaataaagcataatttcatgtacagtcagcgtcaaatactttatagcaaccaaagtagccaaatagttcggtacaccatatatttagtatggtgtaccgaactatttggccactttgactgctacaaagtatttgacgctgactgtacctaacaaTTCTCAATCAGGATTATCATGAGCATTCAgcagaaataaatgaatatctgTCTATTTTAACGTCGAGTATCTCCTTACTATTGTAAACTATGGCAAACCCATTGTCGTGAAAGTACTATTTCCTCTCTATTGTGCCATGACGAACAGATCATATCTCCTCGTGACAAACTATgtcacaaacaaaataaattataggagTGAATCGATTATTAGTCTGGATTTTTACCAGGAACTCGTTTACAGTACCGCCTTAAATTGCACAAGAACATTTATATTTGACAATAGATTTTATACGAGCTGCTCTAAAACTATTGGAATCTAATGTGTTCAGAGTTATGTAACGTATAGGCGGTTGTGTTTGTCAATAAACCTTGTCGACACGACCGATACCATTTGAGAGTCATTTGTATTAGTTTATTAGTATTGTATTAGTATTTCTGTAATGACTGACAACACCGTATCATTATTAATTGTCAGTCTCGACAGATTAACATATCGACTAAAGATAAGACTAATGTAAATCTACTAATTGAATAAGAAGGGTTTTGAAATTGGGACTTAAACTTACAATGTTCAAACAGTCGAGCTTGAGTTAAAATatcacttgaaaaataaaagttaaagattactttttggcagaaattaATGGGTCCGTTCGGAAAGCGAACCCAAAAAGGCAAATACAAAAGTTAGTTATTTGACCTTAAATCCATCACAGTTGATTGCTAAGCCCGCCCCCGTTTCAATTTGCATTAATTTTCGTTCGAGCTAAACTCATGTTGCCTATTTTGCTTGTTAAAGGTTGGTGTTGGGTGTTATTCACACAAAATCAGAATGGAATAAGCTTAGAATGGAACTTTCGGAACGTAAGCTAAAATCGATGTCATAATTGTaagtatttaagaaaaagtgGTGAAGGCCTTTTTCATCAGTAAAtgacatatatttcagtttattggATATGACATTGACTActtaaaacacaaatcaaaatatttgtcaATAATAACTTGACTTGTTCCCAAAATTGTGTTACGGAACGTAAACGTCGCACCATACTGGATTACGCAATTAAGAATTTTCTACATTTGTTGCCTTTTGAgagaataattaaattaataatataattatttttacaattaacaaACGCATATTCTTGGTAATTTTCCTTCTTTCTCTTTTTCGTTCTTGGTAGTCCGTATTTGTAGCAGTCAGTGGAGCAAAGCTTCATCAAATTGATAAGGTACTTTAATAGtccttttttctattttttctggCAGCGTACTGGTATTGCAGATATGTAACGCTAGCAGCaatgaaattttattgtatgataaTCCTTGATCGGATTAAACTCTAATAATAAGCTATTATCAGcattatcaaataaattgtatgatacATTTGATCATAGATTTTTTCGGTTTTGGGACTGTTTATTAATCAGAACTTAATTACAAATCATGAGTGAGTAGCTCAGCCCTTCAGTGACACTTTCTCAAACCAAATAAAACCCCGACTACAGTCAATTAATGTCACCGTGTGCCACTGGTCCGAGTCCCACCGCGCCACGAGGTCAAAGGGCCGGTTCGCGTGATCCTTGCCATAACGATACTTATAGTGCCCGAATTTACCGTGGCTGACCTAAAGACTGACATTATTGCTCCTGGGCTAATAATATTTCTTactactaaaaaaataagcttGCTAAAAAGGACAGCTGAAAACTTGCCATTAGATCTTTTACCATTTCAATTCGTGATATGGGAAAGAAAGATTACATGACGGTAAATAAAAGTCAGTAAGACCATACCCTGTTGGCCTTGCCTCGTTACGCCAAGGAAATGTGCTGTCATTTATGAAATGGTCTGGTCGTGTAAAACAAAACCCACTCAATCACTTGAGAATCTTCATTTGAAATGAACGTAATCTTTTTAGAGATGCTGAGTTTTAATTCTGTAAAAAACAATagatatgttaataataatagtagcAAATGATCGTATGcaataagtaaataagttttacaGGATTTACATATTTCAGAGTCTACATTTACTATCTTATTCTTAATTTATTCCAGATAAGggtaatttaattatgtaatattttaacgttatataaaaaaatacatatagtttaaatatttttatctacacacatatcataaaccctccaTGATACctccaaaatccgtaaataatggccaaaattacgataaactgttttgttaaaacaaatttcttatctgtgatgctgttgtaattgcttcataactacaccAAAATCGATATggttatacattcaaatttggaatatctcgggaaaaaaagcaattcgatttcacctctattctaatatcagtcgagatgccttattattcgaaatgaaatgtcaattgctacaattttgacatatctcgcatgttagtttgtatcgaatgatacggaaataggcccccgactctagtttgtctgtgaattaaaaaaaactacgaatgcgtgacatgcgtgaaaagaaaaaaaagggcGGGAAACCGAAAATACTAGGCggcatttttgaaaatattttaattatagtgTTTTAAGtccttttttactgacaaaaccGAGATATATTTgctcatttattattaaatttaatgttagaTTAAATTTCTGATTCTACTCGTTGAATGAGGCCAGGAGGCGGGGGTGCGGGCGGCGGCCCCTCCCCCATGGAAACAGAAACCGCCAAAACTTCAacaaaaagaagaaataaagaTGTTTCTGATACAGAAGTCACATCATGTAAGCAAAAAATGACATACATACGAAGTCGTCGCGGTCTCTTCAAAGACCACAACCCCATATATGAAGATTTGACAAAAAAAGAGTATCCTGTACTACTACAATCTGCTTCTAATGAACTGACTCATAAAGTCCCCATGGACATCCTCAAAGTTAATGGAATATTAAAAGAGATTTTGGGGGTGCAATATGTAAAGGCGGCTGGTAACTTTTATGTTAAAGTTTATTTCGGATGTGCCAAGGATGCAAATGCATTTTTGCTAAACAAACCTATACTACAAGAAAATAATTGGAAAGCAACAATTCCATATGACAGCATAGAGTGCCAAGGAATTATTCGTGCTCCTGTGGATCTTAGTGAGGAGACATTGCTCGAGGACTTAAAAGCGAGTTGTATGATTCTTGGTGTAAAGCGCTTTACCAAAAAACAGGACGATGGGCAATTCAAACCTCTCCCAACCGTCCTGGTTACATTTATGGCCTCGTCTAGACCCGACCACGTAATCTATGACCATATCTGGATGCCTGTACAGGAATACATCAGACCTCTGCTTCAGTGCTTCAGATGTTATAAATTTGGACATGGCAGTGGAGCTTGTAAAAGCACTCAAGTATGTTCCATTTGTTCGGCGGGTCATTTTTACAAAGAATGTACCACACCATCAGTCTTCAAGTGCTCAAACTGTAGTGGACCCCATTCGGCAGTTTCTTATACCTGTAAAGTGAAGGCAGAAAAAATTGCACAAATTAAGAACAAGATAAATGGCAAATTCTCTTATGCAACTGCAGCTGCAATAGCTGTTACACCTAATAATAGTACTAATCCAAATAGTAAGATTTTGAAAACACCTGCTAAAACACCTCACGGACGTGCTATGATTGCTGACATTATTAATTCTGATATTGTCCTTAATGCAATCACCAAAACAATTGtagaattaatgaaaaaaagagAAGTCAATAATACTTCCTCTGGTCCTTTACCAATATCCTCCCAAATGATTAAAGAGCTGCTTGTAACAAGTTTTACCACTTAAATTATGGACAGGTTGGGtatcaaacaattaaaaatacttcattGGAACTCCAGAAGTCTATTTCCAAAACTAGGTCaacttatacattttttgcaTGGCTGTGATGAAAGTGTCGACATTATACTATTTAATGAAACTTGGCTGACCCCTAGCaaaattatcaaattgcctGGGTTTACTGTAATTAGAAGAGACTCAAACCATCCCCATGGTGGTGTTGCAATTGCAATTCGTTCCAAATACAAGTTCAGTATTGTCAACACTTTATCACAGTaccattttcaaaatatattaattaatattaacattcataatttttctcTAGATTTGTTATGTGTATACGCTCCTCCACCTCCAAATGGTAAGTTTACTATAGATTCATTGAAAGATACATGTTCAAAATTTGTAAGTAATAATCGTTTGATAATAGGTGACTTCAACGCACATCACTCATCTTGGAGTTCAAGAGTCAATGATGGAAGGGGTAAAGCTCTTCATGCTTATGTGGAGAATTCTGACTTAATTTGTTTAAATGATGGCACTATCACCACTTTTGCTCCGTTTGGCCAACAAGGTAATGTTCTGGATTTGGTATTCGCATCCCGAGCTCTTAGTTCTAGTTGTTCGGTATTTGTTCTTGATGATCTTCTTAGTAGTAATCACTTCCCTTTGCTCATTAGTGTGGTTTTTGACTCGCCCACTCATACATATTATtctaataacttatttaaggGTCCAGGTATTAATCTTCAACAAGATGATAATTCACTAGCTaaggtaaattttaaaaagctTGACTGGTCTAAGTTTAACAAGTTATGTGATGATAAATTTGAAGTTTTTCAATTTGTAAATAACCCTCTAGAAAACTATAAGAAGTATTTGAGTATTTTGCATGACATATTAATGACATTTCCTAAAAAGTATtaccatcacacaaataaatcctTAAAAGCTACCCCGTGGTGGAATGATGAATGTGACCGTGTAGTTTTACAAGCTAAAATTGCCTTACGATCTTACAAACAATATCCTTCTATGGAGAATTAcattatatacaaaaaactaGATGCTCTAAAGAAAAGaacattatttgaaattaaacgCGTGAGTTGGTTGAATCTTTGTTCCTCCTTTAATCGTATGACATCGAGTAAAATTATTTGGGACCATATACGTAGATTTAAACATGCAAAACTGAATACCGTTTCTTCATCttcaatttttttcaaaatcctgATAATGTGACATTGTTTTTAGACAGAATTGTTTCCGAAAATAATCAAGTATCAAATAGTGACCTTAATGATTACTTTGAAAATCGTGGCTGCCCGGAGGCTCAATGGATGGTCAACCCATTTTCTATTAGTGAATTTTTAGTCgcattagaaaataaaaaagaaacttcaCCTGGTCCTGACTTAATTTCttacaaagtaattaaaaacttacCTCTTCATGCCAAGACAATactctgtaaaatatttaatgatttgTGGCAAAGTAATTGTATTCCCCCAACGTGGAAAATGCAACATGTCGTCCCGATACTAAAACCTTATAAGGATTCTAATTGTGTTGAGTCATATAGGCCAATTTCCTTAACGTCTTGCTTTGCGAAAGTTTttgaaaccattttaaaaaataGACTTGAGTGGTTTACAGAAAATAGCAAAGTCATTCCAAGTACTCAATATGGTTTTCGGAAAGGTAAAAGCACGATAGATAACTTAAGTTGTTTAATTGGGGATATTAAGAACAATTTTCTTTCTAATCAATATACTTTGGCGGTTTTTTTAGACATCAAAGGGGCGTTTGATAACATAGATCACGCATACCTTATTAAAAGTTTATCTTTATTAGGGTTTCCTGGTCATATTTTACGCTGGTTATTCAATTTTCTAAACAATCGATCTGTAACTCTAAAAGTTAATAAATCTACATTAATAGGTTCTAAAGTTTCTACAAAGGGTACTCCTCAAGGTTCTGTATTATCTCCTCTTATATTCATTCTAAGTTTGGTTTGTTTCATGAAACAAATTCCTTCTTCTGTTAAGCACTTATTTTACGCTGATGATTtggttttatatgtaaattgtaATGACATAAAAAATGGTGAATCTATTATGAACAGTTGTCTGCGTAATATTCATTGCATATTAACAAATTCGCTAAAACTTGAGGTTAATGTTTCCAAAAGTTCTGTAATTCTCTTTTCTCAAAATGGATTACATTATCCTCAAGTTTTATACAATTCTAACGTTATTCCTGCTCAGTCTTTTGTCAAATACGGCCTATTTCTTGATTATgatctttcttggaaaactcaTATTGATTCAATTTCTAAAAGAGCTGAACTGGGTGTAAACATATTGAAGTCGTTAACTGGAGTAAAATGGGGTGCAGACCCTAAGGTccttaaaacaatatatatcgCGACAATCAGAAGTCATTTTGACTatggttgtatgttttttgctGATGCGAATACCCATCTTTTAAGGAAACTAGATATTATCCAAAATAGGGCCCTACGAATTATTACGGGGGCTATGATGTCATCTCCAATTAATTCTCTGGAAATAGAGGCTGGCATTGTTCCTTTATTTGTACGCAGATGTTACATCACTGACAAGTATGTTCTTAAATTAGTTAGTCGTGGTAACGAAGTAatttatagatacttaaataatatcaatattccaaattataatttaataccgTTTCCTAATTCTTCTTCCATAAGTGATGTTATAacttatttaaactttgaatTTCAAGATATAGTGTATTGGTCTAATTTGCTTCCCTGTTTTGAACAtgattacaatgatattatgcGAGACGTGGTTGTTGAACTGGTCAAATTTGAATCGAAATATGACTTTTTGGAGTTTCTTGATGATAAGACTGATTTTGTTAAGTTATATACTGACGGCTCTAAAACTAAAGATAGGACCAGTTTTGCATTTTTTGACTCTTTTTTGAACATAGGAAAAGTTTTTGAATGTAGTAGTTATTTTTCAGTATTTTCAGCTGAAGTATTAGGCATAATTTATGCTTTAGAACATAttcgtaattattatataactaaaaataagtttttgattcTATCTGATTCGATGAGCGCTTTACAAGCGCTTAAAAGTAAATGTGTAAGTGCAtctgtaaattatttaatttataagttgAGAAGTTGTTTAAGTTCTTTGTTGAATAGAAATATTACTGTTGAATTTTGCTGGGTTCCGGGACATTCA
The nucleotide sequence above comes from Cydia pomonella isolate Wapato2018A chromosome 2, ilCydPomo1, whole genome shotgun sequence. Encoded proteins:
- the LOC133530659 gene encoding uncharacterized protein LOC133530659 yields the protein MRPGGGGAGGGPSPMETETAKTSTKRRNKDVSDTEVTSCKQKMTYIRSRRGLFKDHNPIYEDLTKKEYPVLLQSASNELTHKVPMDILKVNGILKEILGVQYVKAAGNFYVKVYFGCAKDANAFLLNKPILQENNWKATIPYDSIECQGIIRAPVDLSEETLLEDLKASCMILGVKRFTKKQDDGQFKPLPTVLVTFMASSRPDHVIYDHIWMPVQEYIRPLLQCFRCYKFGHGSGACKSTQVCSICSAGHFYKECTTPSVFKCSNCSGPHSAVSYTCKVKAEKIAQIKNKINGKFSYATAAAIAVTPNNSTNPNSKILKTPAKTPHGRAMIADIINSDIVLNAITKTIVELMKKREVNNTSSGPLPISSQMIKELLVTSFTT